The DNA segment CTCGGCGAATACAGCCAGGGGTGAGGAACTGCGGAAGAGCTCGTGCACCGTGTCACCGTCGAGTTCCCAGCCGTCCACCGGGTGACGCCAATGACAGAGCAGGACCACGCCGTCTGGCGCCAGGGAATCGACGACGCGGGTCACGACATCGAGCAGCTGCGTCTGGGTCAGGAAATACCCCATTTCGGAGATCACGACGAGGTCGAACTGACCTGCCGGCCAGTCCTGTGGAACTGACGCCACCCGGGCTTCCGCCGTCGGGAAGTCGGCGAGTCGGCGATGAGTGGCGGCCACCGCGGTCGGGCTGATATCCAGGGCGAGCAGGGAATCGCTGCGCGCCGCGAGCTCGGCTGAGAGTACCCCGATCGAACAACCCAGTTCAAGGGTTGCAACGAAACGTTCCCGTGGGAGCAAGGCCAGGGCGACCGACCGCTTCCGGCGTTCGTAGAAGCGGTCCTGCAGACCCCACGGGTCATCTGAGCCGGTATGCAGGCGCTCGAAAACGCCCAATGAGGGCGTGGGGATGAATGTCTCGAAGCCGCGGCTGAAGTGCTCCAGGAAACCGGGGGCCAGCAGGGCTTCGTCGCCCGGCTGGTCGGAAAGCGGCGCCGTCTGGCTGGAGTGCATGAGGAGCGCGGACTGTTTGAGTGTCTGTTCGTCGCCGGCCAGGTCCAGCACAGCGAGCTGATCCCAGGGCACCTCCGGCGAGTCCGGGGTTGCCCAGTGCCAGAGCCACACCGGATATTCCAGCAGCGGCAGGTTCAGTTCGGCGGCGAGCAGGGCTGCGGCATGCCCGGCAGCTTCGTGGTCTCCATGCCCGTCTGAACGCCACGGTGCCACCAGCAGCGTGCGCTCCCCGGTTCGTCCGCCGGAGTCAATATTCTGGCGGAGCAGCTCCACCAGTTCGTCGGCTGCCAGCGAGCCGTCCGGGAGGCCGAGGAAACGTACCCGCGCGGATGGTGCGAGCATCTCGACGGCGTCCTCAAGTTCGCGGCGCCTCACACCGGCCAGCTGGACCGGGGTGTGTGTCGGTGAGTGCGGATGGGAGGCCTCCCCGTCGGTGGCGACCACGATGTCGGTGGCAACTCCGGCGTGCGCCAGGCGGCGCACGAGCCCTGCCGCGCCCAGCGTCTCGTCGTCCGGGTGCGCCGCGACGACGATCACCCGTTCGGGCAGGCGTCCGTCGAACAGCGACTCGACACTGAGCCGGGCATCGCTGCGCCAGTCCTGGCTCCAGCGGTGTTCTGGGGTG comes from the Arthrobacter sp. CAN_C5 genome and includes:
- a CDS encoding bifunctional PIG-L family deacetylase/class I SAM-dependent methyltransferase encodes the protein MSFTHDDAGTPEHRWSQDWRSDARLSVESLFDGRLPERVIVVAAHPDDETLGAAGLVRRLAHAGVATDIVVATDGEASHPHSPTHTPVQLAGVRRRELEDAVEMLAPSARVRFLGLPDGSLAADELVELLRQNIDSGGRTGERTLLVAPWRSDGHGDHEAAGHAAALLAAELNLPLLEYPVWLWHWATPDSPEVPWDQLAVLDLAGDEQTLKQSALLMHSSQTAPLSDQPGDEALLAPGFLEHFSRGFETFIPTPSLGVFERLHTGSDDPWGLQDRFYERRKRSVALALLPRERFVATLELGCSIGVLSAELAARSDSLLALDISPTAVAATHRRLADFPTAEARVASVPQDWPAGQFDLVVISEMGYFLTQTQLLDVVTRVVDSLAPDGVVLLCHWRHPVDGWELDGDTVHELFRSSSPLAVFAEQSEEDFRIDLLVRPPAVSVARSTGVL